The sequence CTTTATAAAACGACTCAATTCGGTTCTTAATTCATCTTCTTTACGTTGAAAAATAGAAAAATCTTCATACTCTTTTTTAATACAAAAAATCCATATAAAAAAATCTTCAAGCCAAGATTCAACTTGTCGCTTATCAAAATAAATACGCGTCTGTGAAAAATTTGATTTGTGTAATAATTGCAATTTATCCATTTTCATTTGACAGTATTTTACAAGAACATTAATGCTCCAACAGTATTTAAACTTGTTTCATCGATAAGTATTGCATTTCCCGATTTTGGATTATTAGCAAAAGTATCATAAAACAAAGGTTGATTTGTTTTCAATGTAATTTGAGCAATATCATTTAACTTTATTTCATCTGCCGCAACAAATTCCCAATCATTAATATTCCATTTTTGATTAATGATTTGAATTTTCACTCGAACTGTTTTAAAACGGTGTTGTAATAAATAGGTTTTTCCAATTTGAAGCGCACTATCATCTAACCACGAAATCCAAGATTTTAATTCGTTAGCCGAAGTTGGCAATTCATCCTTTTTCACAATAGCATCACCTCGACTAATATCAATATTATTTTCAAAATGAAGCACCACATTTTCTCCTGCAATTACTTTATCGACAGAAATATTATTTTTTTCAATTGTTTTAATCTTAGTTGTTATATTCGCAGGTAATACCACAATTTCATCACCTACTTCATAGCTTCCACTTAAAACTAATCCCGCATAACCTCTATAATCATGATATTGTTCATCTTTTGGACGAATAACCCATTGTACTTGAAAACGGGATTCTAGGTTTACAGTCGATGCTATTTCAATTTCTTCTAAAGTTTCTAATAGTGCTTTACCCGAATACCAAGGCGTTTTTTCTGATTTTGCAACCACATTATCTCCAGCCAAAGCACTAACAGGAATATATGTTATCGAACTATAATTTAGTTCTGATTTAATTTTTTCGAAATCAGATTGTATCTCTTTAAATACATCTTCAGAATAATTAACCAAATCAATTTTATTAATCGCCAATATCGCTTTTTGAATCCCCATTAAAGAACCAATGCTAGCATGACGTTTCGTTTGTTCTGTTATTCCTTTTCGAGCATCAACCAAAATGATTATCAAATCTGAATTTGAAGCACCTGTAATCATATTTCGAGTATACTGTTCATGCCCAGGAGCATCTGCAATAATGAACTTTCTCTTTTTAGTTGAAAAATACTTATAGGCAACATCTATTGTAATTCCTTGTTCGCGCTCGGCACGCAATCCATCAGTAATTAAGGAAAGATCAATATCTACACCTTCTTGTTTTGTTTGCTTCTGTAAAACACCTAATTGATCTGTGTGAATTGAATCAGAATCATACAATAATCGTCCAATTAATGTGCTTTTCCCATCATCTACATTTCCAGCTGTTATAAATCGTAATGTATTCATGTTTTTTTCTGTTTTCTATCTTCTTACTTCTCTCCTAAAAATATCCTTGCTTCTTTCTATCTTCCATTGCTGCTTCAGACAATTGATCATCCAATCGTGTCTGTCCTCTTTCGCTTATTCTTGTTTGAATTATATCTTCAATTATGTCTTCAATTGTTTCTGCATTTGAAGACACTGCTGCTGTACAAGTCATATCTCCAACTGTTCTATAACGCACTTTTTCTAAAACTACTTTATCTCCTTCTAAAGGTTGAATGAATTGCGAAGTCGCTACCAGCCTATCTTGATGAACAATACATTCTCTATCATGTGCGAAATACAAGTTTGGCAATTCTATATCATATTTTTTAATATAATTCCAAACATCTAATTCCGTCCAGTTACTGATTGGAAAAACACGCACATTATTTCCTTTTTGCACTTTACCATTTAAAATATCCCATAGCTCTGGACGTTGTAATTTTGGATCCCATTGTCCAAAATCGTCTCTAACAGAAAAAATACGTTCTTTTGCTCGTGCTTTTTCCTCATCTCTCCTTGCCCCACCAATACATGCATCAAAACCATTGTCTTGAATAGCATCTAAAAGCGCATAGGTTTGCAATGCATTTCTAGAAGGAAAACGACCTGGTGTTTCCTTTAAATTATACTTCACTATACTTTCCTCTACAGAAGCTACAATTAGTTTTTCGCCAATTTTATTAACCAAATAATCTCTAAAAGCAATAGCTTCGGGAAAATTATGTCCTGTATCAATATGTACTAATGGAAATGGAAATTTCCCTGGTCGAAAAGCCTTCAATGCTAAATGCACCAATACGATTGAGTCTTTACCTCCAGAAAATAAAAGTGCTGGATTTTCAAACTGTGCTGCTGTTTCCCGAAGAATATATATCGCTTCGTTTTCCAACTGTTCTAAATAATCATTATTCTTTGCCATTTTTTTAAATCTATAATTACTATTTACTTAACTTTTATTTTTGTTTCTGGATATAAAAAAACCCCTGCTATATGCAGAGGTTTCAATTGACTATATTAAAAATTTTATTTTTAGGCAATAGAATGTCTCTGCGGAAGTTTCCACATCATACAACACATATTGCAAAAAATTGATTTCATTGTTTTCCTAATTATTGATGAGGCAAATTTAGAAACATTTTCCGAAAACAAAAACAAAATAGGTAAATTTTCTAAATTTTGCTTTATTTAGTTATTTTTTAAGAAAAAAAAACTAATCAAAACACCTAATACATATTATATTATTGTCAATTGCAGTTTTTGATGATTTATAAATTTTTATTTAAAATAAATTAAAAAAGGGCTTGATATTCAATTTGATTACTTAAATTTGCAATGAACAATAAGAGGAAAAATTTGAACTGATTGCAACCTCTATTCTACTCATTACTATATAGTAAGAGCTTGAATAAAAAAATGCTAAAGCAGTACATTTACTACTACTTTAGGTTTTCTGCATCACAATTTTTCTTCATTTAATTTTAAAAATATATAGAATATGGCTTATTTATTTACGTCAGAGTCTGTGAGTGAAGGACATCCAGATAAGGTTGCTGACCAAATTAGTGACGCATTAATTGATAATTTTTTAGCATTCGATCCAGAATCGAAAGTTGCCTGTGAAACACTTGTAACAACAGGTCAAGTAATTTTAGCTGGTGAAGTAAAATCAAACACTTACTTAGATGTACAGCAAATTGCAAGAGAAGTAATCAAAAAAATTGGTTATACAAAAAGTGAGTACATGTTTGAGGCCAATTCTTGTGGAATTTTATCTGCTATTCACGAACAATCTGCAGACATTAACCAAGGTGTCGACAAAGCTAACAAAGAAGAGCAAGGAGCAGGAGACCAAGGAATGATGTTTGGCTATGCAACTAATGAAACTAAGAACTACATGCCTTTGGCTTTAGATTTATCTCATGCTTTATTAATTGAATTAGCAAACCTAAGAAGAGAAAATAATGAAATAACTTATTTGCGTCCAGATGCCAAATCGCAAGTTACTTTAGAATATTCTGATGACAACAAACCCGTTAGAATTGATGCAATTGTAATTTCAACTCAACATGATGATTTTGTTAAACCTAAATCAAGCTCAAGAGAAGATAAAGTTGTAGCTGAAGACGAAATGTTAGCAAAAATTAAAAATGATTTAGTATCTATTTTAATTCCAAGAATAAAAGCAAAGTACCCACAATACGCTCACTTGTTCAATAACGAAATTACTTATCACATCAATCCAACAGGAGTATTTGTAATTGGCGGACCTCATGGAGACACTGGATTAACAGGTAGAAAAATAATAGTTGACACTTATGGTGGAAAAGGAGCACATGGTGGTGGTGCATTTTCCGGAAAAGACCCAAGTAAAGTTGACAGATCTGCAGCTTATGCTACACGTCACATTGCAAAAAATTTAGTAGCTGCTGGAGTAGCTAGTGAGATTTTAGTACAAGTTTCTTATGCTATTGGTGTTGCTAAACCAACTTCAATAAACGTAAATACTTATGGAACTTCTAGTTTAAAAATGACAGATGGAGAAATAAGCAAAGTAGTTGAAGGTATTTTTGACATGCGCCCTTACTTTATTGAACAACGTTTAAAGTTAAGAAATCCTATTTACAGCGAAACAGCTGCATACGGACACATGGGTAGAACTCCTGAAACAGTAACTAAAACATTTAGTTTACCAAATGGAGAAGACAAGACAGTTACTGTTGAGTTATTTACTTGGGAGAAATTAGATTTTGTAGACAAAGTAAAAACTGCTTTTGGATTGTAATATTTCTCAAAACACAATATAAAAAAACCTGATTC is a genomic window of Flavobacterium jumunjinense containing:
- a CDS encoding sulfate adenylyltransferase subunit 1; its protein translation is MNTLRFITAGNVDDGKSTLIGRLLYDSDSIHTDQLGVLQKQTKQEGVDIDLSLITDGLRAEREQGITIDVAYKYFSTKKRKFIIADAPGHEQYTRNMITGASNSDLIIILVDARKGITEQTKRHASIGSLMGIQKAILAINKIDLVNYSEDVFKEIQSDFEKIKSELNYSSITYIPVSALAGDNVVAKSEKTPWYSGKALLETLEEIEIASTVNLESRFQVQWVIRPKDEQYHDYRGYAGLVLSGSYEVGDEIVVLPANITTKIKTIEKNNISVDKVIAGENVVLHFENNIDISRGDAIVKKDELPTSANELKSWISWLDDSALQIGKTYLLQHRFKTVRVKIQIINQKWNINDWEFVAADEIKLNDIAQITLKTNQPLFYDTFANNPKSGNAILIDETSLNTVGALMFL
- the cysD gene encoding sulfate adenylyltransferase subunit CysD, which produces MAKNNDYLEQLENEAIYILRETAAQFENPALLFSGGKDSIVLVHLALKAFRPGKFPFPLVHIDTGHNFPEAIAFRDYLVNKIGEKLIVASVEESIVKYNLKETPGRFPSRNALQTYALLDAIQDNGFDACIGGARRDEEKARAKERIFSVRDDFGQWDPKLQRPELWDILNGKVQKGNNVRVFPISNWTELDVWNYIKKYDIELPNLYFAHDRECIVHQDRLVATSQFIQPLEGDKVVLEKVRYRTVGDMTCTAAVSSNAETIEDIIEDIIQTRISERGQTRLDDQLSEAAMEDRKKQGYF
- the metK gene encoding methionine adenosyltransferase, yielding MAYLFTSESVSEGHPDKVADQISDALIDNFLAFDPESKVACETLVTTGQVILAGEVKSNTYLDVQQIAREVIKKIGYTKSEYMFEANSCGILSAIHEQSADINQGVDKANKEEQGAGDQGMMFGYATNETKNYMPLALDLSHALLIELANLRRENNEITYLRPDAKSQVTLEYSDDNKPVRIDAIVISTQHDDFVKPKSSSREDKVVAEDEMLAKIKNDLVSILIPRIKAKYPQYAHLFNNEITYHINPTGVFVIGGPHGDTGLTGRKIIVDTYGGKGAHGGGAFSGKDPSKVDRSAAYATRHIAKNLVAAGVASEILVQVSYAIGVAKPTSINVNTYGTSSLKMTDGEISKVVEGIFDMRPYFIEQRLKLRNPIYSETAAYGHMGRTPETVTKTFSLPNGEDKTVTVELFTWEKLDFVDKVKTAFGL